The following is a genomic window from Serratia ficaria.
CATAACAATATTTTAACTCAGCGGACCAGTTCAGGTTTTAAACATTATTCAGGTTGCGATGTACGTCACTAATTGCCGGCGTTTCCCTACGCCAAAAAGAAAAGGCGGCCGGAGCCGCCCTGTCAAAAATTGTTCACATCAAGCGTTTTCTACTCGGTAACGAGGGTTTCCACCTGCGCCGGGCCCGGATTATACCAGCCGTAACCGGCGCCCCAGCCTGGGCCCCACGGACCGCCACGCCAGCCCCAGGGTCCCATCGGCGCAGGCGGCATCATCACCTGCTGCACCAGACGCCAGCGCTTATAGCCGGTCACGTTCATCGTCACGAACCGGTATGGCGTCATGCCGATCTTGCCGTCTTTCAGGCCGGTAATCGGCCCGACCACGGTCACCAGTTGGCCTTTGAAATCAACCGGCTCCAGGAAACCGTTGACCGTGGCCAGCAAGCGGCCGCGCGAAGGTTCGCCCAAAACCGGACGCGCGCCGGAATCGAGCGGCACGGCGGCGATCTCCAGCACCGTCCGCCCCTGTTCATTGGCCACGTTCACCACGGTGCCGCCGAAACGCGCCTCGGCCCCGGTGAACATATTCGGCGCATTCTGCACCGAAGACAGCCGCATCACCGGCGTCGTTGTCGACCCCTTGATGGCGTCCGGCACGGTCACGCAGCCGCTTAACGCCAACGCGCCGCAGGCGATGGCCAGCAGCGACGCTCTTTTACTTGCAGTGCGGGTTAACATGGTCGCAATCTCCTGAAATACCTGTAACTTCGACCGCAACTCGGCGTGCAAGTTGCACCGCGCCCCCCGACGAAATCAACGGCAGCACAATAAGCCGCGGCTATTCGCGGCCAGGCAATTTCTTCCAGGTCACTTCATTGCGCAGGTAGGTCGGCTCGGCGTTTTCCACCGCCACCGCATCCCCCCGCAGCCAGGCCTGCAGCGCCAGCGGCAGCATGTCTTCCGCCTGCGGCAGCAGCATCTGGCCATCGCGCAGGATCAGCGAGGATCCGCCGACCAGGT
Proteins encoded in this region:
- a CDS encoding Slp family lipoprotein; the encoded protein is MLTRTASKRASLLAIACGALALSGCVTVPDAIKGSTTTPVMRLSSVQNAPNMFTGAEARFGGTVVNVANEQGRTVLEIAAVPLDSGARPVLGEPSRGRLLATVNGFLEPVDFKGQLVTVVGPITGLKDGKIGMTPYRFVTMNVTGYKRWRLVQQVMMPPAPMGPWGWRGGPWGPGWGAGYGWYNPGPAQVETLVTE